A part of Geothrix oryzae genomic DNA contains:
- a CDS encoding OmpP1/FadL family transporter: MLSAQTPIGTLISEQSRTNFTVQGAGARAMGLGGAFIAVADDATAVSFNPAGLAQLLHPEVSFVARGTQRSVGYEDFETSSRSRVLAVSDALVSSTRFDPLFISATAPLQAGGRNLVLQLSIQRAFALTDHTQRTLTESPLTTASGLPVQLAQDITQTGQIDLYSLAVAYEVSQRILLGLSYNQWRGRWDLASASLRTTGTTQAAVAFRQTNAMDGENLNLGLIWRWPTWSFGIVHRTGFHADYTFATQLSTSSGSGGFTGAPMTTGLHWPAGTGLGFAYRPSDLWLITADLSHTLWSTTRYMSTSPRLNGQSFFDFDKGDRTPNATDVHLGIEYLKITQDGTVIPLRAGLSREPQPVVDAITGTQRVMNHVSLGSGLKRGAIGVDVAYRYGWSSRRASQSLEVDQILTRTGTPSVGTEHIREHRLDVSTILQFDRHPLERVLRHLFVGD, translated from the coding sequence ATGCTGTCGGCCCAGACCCCCATCGGCACCCTGATCTCGGAGCAATCCCGCACCAACTTCACCGTCCAGGGGGCCGGAGCCCGCGCCATGGGGCTGGGCGGGGCCTTCATCGCGGTGGCGGATGACGCCACCGCCGTCTCCTTCAATCCCGCCGGCCTGGCCCAGCTCCTCCACCCCGAGGTGAGCTTCGTGGCGCGTGGAACCCAGCGCTCCGTCGGCTACGAGGACTTCGAGACCTCGAGCCGGAGCCGCGTCCTGGCCGTGAGCGATGCCCTCGTCAGCTCCACGCGCTTCGATCCCCTGTTCATCTCCGCGACCGCCCCGCTGCAGGCGGGCGGCCGGAACCTGGTCCTCCAGCTGTCCATCCAGCGGGCCTTCGCTCTGACCGACCACACCCAGCGGACCCTCACGGAATCGCCCCTCACCACCGCTTCCGGCTTGCCGGTCCAGCTGGCCCAGGACATCACCCAGACCGGGCAGATCGACCTCTACTCCCTGGCCGTGGCCTACGAAGTGTCCCAGCGCATCCTGCTGGGCCTCTCCTACAACCAGTGGCGCGGACGCTGGGACCTCGCCTCGGCGAGCCTCCGCACCACCGGGACGACCCAGGCGGCCGTGGCCTTCCGCCAGACGAATGCCATGGATGGCGAGAACCTCAACCTGGGGCTCATCTGGCGCTGGCCCACCTGGAGCTTCGGGATCGTCCACCGCACGGGGTTCCACGCCGACTACACCTTCGCCACGCAGCTCTCCACCAGTTCCGGCTCGGGAGGCTTCACCGGCGCGCCCATGACCACGGGGCTCCATTGGCCCGCAGGGACCGGCCTCGGTTTCGCCTACCGCCCCTCGGACCTGTGGCTGATCACCGCGGACCTGTCCCACACCCTGTGGTCCACCACCCGGTACATGTCCACCTCCCCGCGGCTCAACGGCCAGAGCTTCTTCGATTTCGACAAGGGGGACCGGACCCCGAACGCCACGGATGTCCACCTGGGCATCGAATACCTGAAGATCACTCAGGACGGCACCGTGATCCCCCTCCGGGCCGGGCTGAGCCGCGAACCCCAGCCGGTGGTCGATGCGATCACCGGCACCCAGAGGGTGATGAACCATGTCTCCCTGGGCAGCGGCCTCAAGCGGGGAGCCATCGGCGTGGATGTGGCCTACCGGTACGGCTGGTCCAGCCGGCGCGCCTCGCAGTCCCTGGAGGTGGATCAGATCCTGACGCGGACCGGAACCCCGTCCGTGGGGACGGAACACATCCGAGAGCACCGGCTCGATGTCTCCACCATCCTCCAGTTCGACCGGCACCCGCTCGAGCGGGTTCTCCGCCATCTCTTCGTGGGGGACTGA
- a CDS encoding Glu/Leu/Phe/Val family dehydrogenase, translating into MPIDQTNAFEAMQARLRVASQLYGLDDALFKVFMAPSRSMIVSLPVLMDNGHWEVFTGYRVQHNVARGPAKGGIRYDLNVTLDEVKALAAWMTWKCAVVDVPFGGGKGGIVCDPTRLSLGEKERLTRRYIAEIMDIIGPDRDVPAPDMGTDAQTMAWVLDTYSMHVRRTENAVVTGKPLGLGGSLGRAEATGRGILITAREAMQRLGKPLAGATVAVQGFGNVGSQAARLLHEAGARVVAISDIQGAVKNDRGLDIHALLKHVAEARTVAGFRGAEPLDPKTLLTHPVDILVPAASENQITEANAAQVRAKVIVEGANGPTTPEADPILLEHGVLVVPDILANVGGVTVSYFEWVQNRQGFYWREREVNERLVDYMTHAFQATFATTDKYKTNPRIGAYILALDRVAQAMRYRGFYA; encoded by the coding sequence ATGCCCATCGACCAGACCAACGCCTTTGAGGCCATGCAGGCCCGTCTGCGGGTCGCCTCCCAGCTCTACGGACTGGACGATGCGCTCTTCAAGGTGTTCATGGCGCCCAGCCGCTCCATGATCGTCAGCCTGCCCGTGCTCATGGACAACGGGCACTGGGAGGTCTTCACCGGCTACCGCGTGCAGCACAATGTGGCGCGCGGACCGGCCAAGGGTGGCATCCGCTACGACCTCAATGTCACCCTCGACGAGGTCAAGGCCCTCGCGGCATGGATGACCTGGAAGTGTGCCGTGGTGGATGTGCCCTTCGGCGGCGGCAAGGGCGGCATCGTCTGCGACCCCACCCGCCTGAGCCTGGGCGAGAAGGAGCGGCTCACTCGACGCTACATCGCCGAGATCATGGACATCATCGGCCCCGACCGTGATGTGCCCGCCCCGGACATGGGCACCGATGCCCAGACCATGGCCTGGGTCCTCGACACCTATTCCATGCATGTCCGCCGTACCGAGAACGCCGTCGTCACCGGCAAGCCCCTGGGTCTGGGCGGCAGCCTGGGCCGCGCCGAAGCCACGGGCCGCGGCATCCTCATCACCGCCCGCGAGGCCATGCAGCGCCTGGGCAAGCCCCTGGCCGGGGCCACCGTGGCCGTGCAGGGCTTCGGCAATGTGGGCAGCCAGGCCGCGCGGCTGCTGCATGAGGCCGGGGCCCGCGTCGTGGCCATCAGCGACATCCAGGGCGCCGTCAAGAACGACCGGGGCCTGGACATCCACGCCCTGCTCAAGCATGTGGCCGAGGCCCGCACCGTCGCCGGGTTCCGGGGCGCCGAGCCCCTGGATCCCAAGACCCTCCTGACCCACCCGGTGGACATCCTCGTGCCCGCCGCGTCGGAGAACCAGATCACCGAGGCCAACGCCGCCCAGGTGCGCGCCAAGGTCATCGTGGAGGGTGCCAACGGCCCCACCACCCCCGAGGCCGATCCCATCCTGCTGGAGCACGGCGTCCTCGTGGTGCCCGACATCCTGGCCAATGTCGGCGGCGTCACCGTCAGCTACTTCGAGTGGGTGCAGAACCGCCAGGGCTTCTACTGGCGGGAGCGCGAAGTCAACGAGCGCCTGGTGGACTACATGACCCATGCCTTCCAGGCCACCTTCGCCACCACCGACAAGTACAAGACCAACCCCCGCATCGGCGCCTACATCCTGGCCCTCGACCGCGTGGCCCAGGCCATGAGATACCGCGGATTCTACGCGTGA
- a CDS encoding VirK/YbjX family protein, with translation MIQSYIRVSRKAWHYSTQAYETGPDERKKVKRHLRWAALAVLREVSVQGWFAFLDAPVIRPFVEANPRLAFRPMGTYMSRRWNWSRRFKVIRDTYLFVNAKGGEFQAAMLREGGLLLARIPLDKAGTMSLRMRADAQFRKEGEIGVFLELEGTSGAISSFAFSLEHLPEGWSCVVGALQGRKGGDEETIKLATKAMHGLRPKALMVFVAQEVARSLRVAHLLGVGNDIHVARGRILGPGKKILFDYDDLWIEAGGERQPDGWFRLPLKAARRSGDEIKPNKRSMYTKRYALMDALSRQIRTVLTASGSR, from the coding sequence GTGATCCAAAGCTACATCAGGGTCTCCCGGAAGGCTTGGCACTACAGCACGCAAGCCTACGAGACCGGCCCCGACGAGCGGAAGAAGGTCAAGCGGCACCTCCGTTGGGCCGCCTTGGCCGTCCTCCGGGAGGTCTCCGTCCAGGGCTGGTTCGCCTTCCTGGATGCCCCGGTCATCCGCCCCTTCGTGGAGGCCAATCCCCGCTTGGCCTTCCGCCCCATGGGCACCTACATGTCCCGCCGGTGGAACTGGTCCAGACGCTTCAAGGTCATCCGCGACACCTACCTGTTCGTGAACGCCAAGGGCGGCGAGTTCCAGGCGGCCATGCTCCGGGAGGGGGGCCTCCTGCTGGCCCGGATCCCCCTGGACAAGGCCGGGACCATGAGCCTGCGGATGCGCGCCGACGCCCAGTTCCGCAAGGAGGGTGAAATCGGCGTCTTCCTCGAGCTCGAGGGCACCAGCGGGGCCATCAGTTCGTTTGCCTTCTCCCTCGAGCACCTTCCGGAGGGCTGGTCCTGTGTCGTCGGGGCGCTCCAGGGCCGCAAGGGCGGGGACGAGGAGACCATCAAGCTCGCCACCAAAGCCATGCATGGCCTCCGCCCCAAGGCCCTCATGGTCTTCGTGGCCCAGGAGGTTGCCCGCTCCCTGCGGGTGGCCCATCTGCTGGGCGTGGGAAACGACATCCATGTGGCCCGGGGCCGGATCCTCGGGCCCGGCAAGAAAATCCTCTTCGACTACGACGACCTGTGGATCGAGGCGGGCGGCGAGCGGCAGCCCGACGGCTGGTTCCGTCTGCCCCTGAAGGCGGCCCGACGCTCCGGCGACGAGATCAAGCCCAACAAGCGGTCCATGTACACCAAGCGCTACGCCTTGATGGACGCCCTCTCCCGGCAGATCCGGACGGTGCTCACGGCCTCGGGATCCCGGTAG
- a CDS encoding DUF4382 domain-containing protein — protein MLRWRTALLLAATLGGMLILGCGGSSSGSGTGTMNVHLVDGPISGYQEINVNIQTVEIAGNGGWITLGTPRKTLNLLSLVGGVDETLAAGATLPAGHYGQMRLILGAGNTVKLADGTVHDLTVPSGLQTGIKLIVNFDVAAGTTKDVWIDFDAAHSIQVVQAGMSGQYHLRPTVWACDKLVTGSIHGTLTDAATSAALPGVLVYAETLDGSGNAVLARSTVTDAAGAYTLDLLPVGATYFVVSQPVTGAAPTFKAYDAKASDGFALTAMAPVFSYSAAFTANAALGGVAGGLTPVATSSQSDRVNLLQSLTTPSGSHTFIVQTTMATVGTAAETYGFTAVPAGAYSVQALRFTANADGTTTQSASTVQTATVASGATVTVNLGL, from the coding sequence ATGCTTCGATGGCGCACCGCGCTTCTGCTCGCAGCCACGCTTGGAGGGATGCTCATCCTGGGCTGCGGCGGCTCTTCCTCGGGTTCCGGCACGGGAACCATGAATGTGCACCTGGTCGACGGGCCCATCTCGGGCTACCAGGAGATCAATGTCAACATCCAGACCGTGGAGATCGCCGGCAACGGCGGCTGGATCACCCTCGGCACGCCCCGTAAGACCTTGAACCTGCTCAGCCTCGTGGGTGGCGTGGACGAGACGCTGGCGGCCGGCGCGACGCTGCCCGCGGGCCACTATGGGCAGATGCGCCTGATCCTGGGCGCCGGCAACACCGTGAAGCTGGCGGATGGCACCGTCCATGACCTGACCGTGCCCTCGGGGCTCCAGACGGGCATCAAGCTCATCGTGAACTTCGATGTGGCCGCGGGTACCACGAAGGATGTGTGGATCGACTTCGATGCGGCCCACTCCATCCAGGTGGTGCAGGCGGGGATGTCGGGCCAGTATCACCTGCGCCCCACGGTCTGGGCCTGCGACAAGCTCGTCACGGGCTCCATCCACGGGACGCTGACGGACGCCGCGACTTCGGCGGCGCTGCCGGGGGTCCTGGTCTATGCGGAAACCCTCGATGGCTCGGGCAATGCCGTCCTCGCGCGCAGCACCGTGACGGATGCCGCCGGTGCCTACACCCTGGATCTGCTTCCCGTGGGCGCGACCTACTTCGTGGTGAGCCAGCCCGTGACGGGGGCGGCACCCACCTTCAAGGCCTATGATGCCAAGGCCAGCGACGGCTTCGCCCTCACCGCGATGGCCCCCGTGTTCAGCTACAGCGCGGCCTTCACCGCCAACGCCGCCCTCGGGGGCGTGGCGGGCGGCCTCACGCCGGTGGCCACCAGCAGCCAGAGCGACCGGGTGAACCTGCTCCAGTCCCTGACCACGCCGTCGGGAAGTCACACCTTCATCGTGCAGACAACGATGGCCACCGTGGGCACGGCGGCGGAGACTTACGGCTTCACGGCCGTCCCGGCGGGCGCCTACAGCGTTCAGGCCCTGCGCTTCACCGCGAATGCCGACGGGACCACCACCCAGTCCGCCTCGACGGTCCAGACGGCCACGGTGGCTTCGGGTGCGACCGTGACCGTGAACCTGGGGCTCTGA
- the dauA gene encoding C4-dicarboxylic acid transporter DauA yields MARTRFQDAGDGLPLKALPAAALRAVLAEGYSGRQFRQDLTAGFLVGIVALPLAMALAIAVGVPPQQGLYTAIVAGFFTALLGGSRIQVAGPTAAFIVVLAPLYARFGLAGLLMSGLMAGLILIGMGALRLGRLIEYIPFPVTTGFTTGIATVIAALQLKDLFGLRLEGNPDHFFERLGAMIQARGTASPWEFLVGLGTLAILLLPRLPKRWLVRLPRPLRKIPAPLIALPLAAVVGWGLPHLIPGFSVDTIGTRFHTLIGGRMVDGIPQIPPLPMWPWHAPGPGGQPLGMNLGTLRMLLPSAFAVAMLGAIESLLSAVVADGMARTRHDPDAELMALGVGNVLAPFFGGIPATGAIARTATNFRYGGRTPIAAMTHALTILLAILLLAPLIRFLPMASLAALLLLVAWNMSEAEHFLHTLKVAPKSDVAVLLTCYFLTVVFDMVIAVTVGIMLASLLFMRRMAGLSGGQVTHPDHRALPGPLPEGVVIYDLAGPLFFGAAERAMGAMRAIGADVRVIIFRMEQVPSADVTGLVAMEGVLREMARQGIKAIIVGLHGQAREVFARGGIHGKADELAICDTMTDAFRIMKAKLHTYRRLELGPIRFQVLHREKAKIRKAPK; encoded by the coding sequence ATGGCCCGAACGCGGTTCCAGGATGCAGGTGACGGTCTCCCGCTGAAGGCCCTTCCCGCCGCCGCGCTCCGCGCGGTGCTGGCCGAGGGCTATTCGGGGCGACAGTTCCGGCAGGACCTCACCGCGGGCTTCCTGGTGGGCATCGTGGCGCTGCCCCTGGCCATGGCCCTGGCCATCGCCGTGGGCGTGCCGCCCCAGCAGGGACTCTACACCGCCATCGTCGCCGGGTTCTTCACGGCGCTGCTCGGGGGATCCCGCATCCAGGTGGCGGGGCCCACCGCGGCCTTCATCGTCGTGCTGGCTCCCTTGTACGCCCGCTTCGGCCTGGCCGGGCTGCTCATGTCCGGCCTCATGGCGGGCCTGATCCTCATCGGCATGGGCGCCCTGCGCCTGGGCCGCCTCATCGAATACATCCCCTTCCCCGTGACCACCGGCTTCACCACGGGCATCGCCACGGTGATCGCCGCCCTCCAGCTCAAGGATCTCTTCGGCCTGAGACTCGAAGGGAACCCCGACCACTTCTTCGAGCGGCTCGGCGCCATGATCCAGGCCCGGGGCACGGCCTCGCCCTGGGAGTTCCTGGTGGGCCTGGGCACCCTGGCGATCCTCCTCCTCCCGAGGCTGCCCAAGCGCTGGCTGGTGCGGCTGCCCCGCCCCCTGCGCAAAATTCCGGCGCCCCTCATCGCCCTGCCCCTGGCGGCGGTGGTCGGCTGGGGCCTTCCCCACCTCATCCCTGGCTTTTCGGTGGATACCATCGGCACCCGGTTCCACACCCTGATCGGCGGGCGGATGGTGGACGGCATCCCCCAGATCCCCCCTCTGCCCATGTGGCCCTGGCACGCGCCGGGGCCCGGCGGCCAGCCCCTGGGGATGAACCTGGGCACCCTGCGGATGCTGCTCCCCAGCGCCTTCGCCGTGGCCATGCTCGGCGCCATCGAGTCGCTGCTGTCGGCCGTGGTGGCCGACGGCATGGCCCGCACCCGCCACGACCCCGATGCCGAGCTGATGGCCCTCGGCGTGGGCAATGTGCTGGCCCCCTTCTTCGGCGGCATCCCGGCCACGGGCGCCATCGCGCGGACGGCCACGAATTTCCGCTATGGCGGGCGCACGCCCATCGCCGCCATGACCCACGCCCTGACGATCCTCCTGGCCATCCTCCTGCTGGCCCCCCTCATCCGCTTCCTGCCCATGGCCAGCCTGGCCGCACTTCTGCTGCTGGTGGCCTGGAACATGTCGGAGGCTGAGCACTTCCTCCACACCCTCAAGGTCGCCCCCAAGAGCGATGTGGCGGTCCTCCTGACCTGCTACTTCCTCACGGTGGTCTTCGACATGGTGATCGCCGTGACCGTGGGCATCATGCTGGCCTCGCTGCTCTTCATGCGCCGCATGGCCGGCCTGTCCGGCGGCCAGGTCACCCACCCGGACCACCGCGCCCTGCCGGGTCCCCTGCCTGAGGGCGTGGTGATCTACGACCTGGCGGGCCCCCTCTTCTTCGGCGCGGCCGAGCGGGCCATGGGCGCCATGCGGGCCATCGGCGCGGATGTCCGCGTCATCATCTTCCGCATGGAGCAGGTCCCCAGCGCTGATGTGACGGGCCTGGTGGCCATGGAGGGCGTGCTCCGGGAGATGGCGCGGCAGGGGATCAAGGCCATCATCGTGGGGCTCCACGGCCAGGCCCGGGAGGTCTTCGCGCGCGGCGGCATCCATGGGAAGGCCGACGAACTTGCCATCTGCGACACCATGACGGATGCCTTCCGGATCATGAAAGCCAAGCTCCACACCTACCGGCGCCTGGAGCTCGGACCCATCCGCTTCCAGGTGCTGCACCGCGAGAAGGCGAAGATCCGGAAGGCCCCGAAGTAG
- the rsfS gene encoding ribosome silencing factor has protein sequence MTLDSRLATVVDAARSKKAFRIRLLDVKDIASFTDTFAFMSGGSDRQNRAIAEAIEDALKLADGERPISREGETNGNWVLLDFGNLVVHVMDEETRRHYNLEELWNAGRELELPAELPPASDARP, from the coding sequence ATGACCCTTGATTCCCGGCTTGCGACCGTCGTCGACGCCGCCCGGTCCAAGAAAGCCTTCCGCATCCGCCTCCTGGACGTGAAGGACATCGCCAGCTTCACCGACACCTTCGCCTTCATGAGCGGCGGCAGCGATCGCCAGAACCGCGCCATCGCCGAGGCCATCGAGGACGCCCTGAAGCTGGCGGATGGGGAGCGCCCCATCTCCCGCGAAGGCGAGACCAACGGCAACTGGGTGCTGCTCGATTTCGGCAACCTGGTCGTCCATGTCATGGACGAGGAGACCCGCCGCCACTACAACCTCGAGGAACTCTGGAACGCCGGCCGCGAGCTGGAACTGCCCGCCGAGCTCCCCCCCGCCTCCGATGCCCGCCCGTAG
- the nadD gene encoding nicotinate (nicotinamide) nucleotide adenylyltransferase, which translates to MRVGLLGGAFNPPHEGHLKLARLALDHLELDELRFVPTFVSPHKPDPGGPGGEARLHLLTEALRAFDPRCRVECLELDRGGTSYTVDTLETLAVREPGTAWILVMGSDQLPGLPRWRQPERVFQLASAAVALRPGAPGTIPEVPGLRPAASWSGHPGELVWLPATELDLASTDLRLRLAADPAQDPGGIPPQVMAAIRTENLYR; encoded by the coding sequence GTGCGCGTCGGCCTGCTCGGGGGGGCGTTCAATCCCCCACATGAGGGGCATCTGAAACTTGCCCGACTGGCGCTGGATCACCTCGAACTGGATGAGCTGCGCTTCGTGCCCACCTTCGTCAGCCCCCACAAGCCCGACCCCGGCGGCCCCGGCGGCGAGGCCCGCCTGCACCTGTTGACCGAGGCCCTCCGGGCCTTCGATCCGCGTTGCCGGGTGGAGTGCCTCGAGCTGGACCGCGGCGGCACCAGCTACACCGTGGACACCCTTGAGACCCTGGCGGTCCGGGAGCCCGGCACGGCCTGGATCCTCGTCATGGGCAGCGATCAGCTGCCGGGCCTGCCCCGCTGGCGGCAGCCCGAGCGGGTGTTCCAGCTCGCCTCCGCCGCGGTGGCCCTCCGGCCCGGCGCGCCCGGCACGATCCCCGAAGTCCCGGGCCTGCGGCCCGCCGCATCCTGGTCCGGCCACCCCGGAGAGCTGGTCTGGCTTCCCGCCACGGAACTGGACCTGGCCTCGACGGACCTCCGCCTTCGTCTGGCGGCGGATCCTGCCCAGGATCCGGGGGGCATTCCGCCCCAAGTTATGGCTGCCATCCGCACCGAAAACCTGTATCGTTAG
- a CDS encoding serine/threonine-protein kinase: protein MGSRIRAVLGLGLAPLLLAQAYSTFYSAYQDGLEAERQGQWKTAAAAYRRAIELRPASAARVVIYGNNLLTNYSPHTHLAHCLLEAGDAAGARAALEKAAFYGEPKAEREALSHAIGQRDQAVVPPKGPLSSAQPTEPVPGPRHPTPPPATEPAPTPAPASAPSPGPSHGPSPMPTPAQAPAQTFPTPAAASSTPAKPQAGLPAPAEAAVPTSAPGPVPAITPAPQAPSGTRGETGLAWRWIWPLGAFLGLVGAILINRRRHRTLHESSFRDPEQLGPYRIERLLGRGGFASTYLAHHAATKAPVALKLLHPYRHDDPEFLRRFRQEAKLGTMLNHPNLVRMLDPGPEAGPPWLAMEYIAGRRLDQVLREDGPPTLPWFLRVALQIAGAMAHAHRLGIVHRDLKPGNVIFDGDQAKVMDFGISRIVDSNTLTTTYAFLGTPRYAAPEAQLKAQVTSAADRYAFGIILFEMLAGHPPFDGETPFEILEQHQRAPLPDLAALRPDLPAELVNLIERLCRKDPDERPDDPEVIEVLERLLLESSSQG from the coding sequence GTGGGTTCCCGGATTCGTGCCGTGCTGGGGCTGGGGCTGGCGCCCCTGCTGCTGGCGCAGGCGTACTCCACCTTCTATTCGGCCTACCAGGATGGGCTCGAGGCCGAGCGCCAGGGGCAGTGGAAGACGGCCGCCGCGGCCTACCGCCGGGCCATCGAGCTCCGGCCCGCCTCGGCGGCGCGGGTGGTCATCTACGGAAACAACCTGCTCACCAACTACTCGCCCCACACCCACCTGGCACACTGCCTCCTCGAAGCCGGAGATGCGGCCGGCGCCCGGGCAGCCCTCGAGAAGGCCGCCTTCTACGGAGAGCCGAAAGCGGAACGGGAGGCCTTGAGCCACGCCATCGGCCAAAGGGATCAGGCTGTCGTGCCCCCCAAGGGGCCCCTCTCCTCAGCCCAGCCCACGGAGCCCGTTCCCGGCCCCCGCCATCCGACCCCACCTCCAGCCACGGAGCCCGCGCCGACGCCGGCCCCAGCCTCAGCCCCGTCGCCAGGACCGTCGCATGGACCGTCGCCGATGCCAACGCCGGCCCAGGCCCCCGCCCAGACCTTCCCTACACCTGCCGCCGCTTCGTCCACTCCCGCCAAACCCCAGGCGGGCCTCCCGGCCCCGGCCGAAGCAGCCGTTCCCACCTCCGCACCAGGTCCGGTCCCTGCCATCACGCCCGCCCCTCAGGCACCCTCAGGGACTCGCGGTGAAACGGGCCTTGCCTGGAGGTGGATCTGGCCCCTCGGGGCCTTCCTGGGCCTGGTCGGGGCGATCCTGATCAATCGGAGGCGGCATCGCACCCTCCACGAATCCTCCTTCCGGGATCCGGAGCAGCTCGGTCCCTACCGGATCGAACGCCTGCTGGGGCGGGGCGGGTTCGCCAGCACCTACCTGGCCCACCATGCCGCGACCAAGGCGCCCGTGGCCCTCAAGCTGCTCCACCCCTATCGCCACGATGATCCCGAGTTCCTCCGCCGCTTTCGGCAGGAGGCGAAACTGGGCACCATGCTGAACCATCCCAACCTGGTGCGGATGCTGGATCCCGGGCCCGAGGCGGGCCCCCCCTGGCTGGCGATGGAATACATCGCCGGCCGGCGCCTCGACCAGGTGCTCCGGGAGGATGGGCCCCCGACCCTGCCCTGGTTCCTCCGCGTCGCGCTCCAGATCGCCGGCGCCATGGCCCACGCCCACCGCCTGGGCATCGTCCACCGCGACCTGAAGCCCGGCAATGTGATCTTCGATGGGGATCAGGCCAAGGTGATGGATTTCGGCATCTCCCGCATCGTGGATTCCAATACCCTGACCACCACCTATGCCTTCCTCGGAACGCCCCGGTACGCCGCGCCCGAGGCCCAGCTCAAGGCCCAGGTGACCTCGGCCGCCGATCGCTACGCCTTCGGGATCATCCTCTTCGAGATGCTCGCCGGGCACCCGCCCTTCGACGGCGAAACCCCCTTCGAGATCCTCGAACAGCACCAGCGGGCCCCCCTGCCGGACCTGGCGGCCCTCCGTCCGGATCTCCCCGCCGAACTCGTGAACCTCATCGAACGGCTCTGCCGGAAAGATCCGGACGAGCGCCCCGACGACCCGGAGGTGATCGAGGTTCTCGAGCGCCTCCTGCTGGAGTCTTCATCACAAGGATGA